The Chitinophagales bacterium genome window below encodes:
- a CDS encoding polysaccharide deacetylase family protein: MTKHRLNNIITLIGFILIIVLHFTINLSLWCLLPLILIHTAIVLYGVLNLDANYFFYTHTKGVNSKKQIALTFDDGPSLQSTELLQLLKEENVKATFFCIGKNIAEYPNIFKQMDTDGHVLGNHSYYHHNNFNLQSAKKVQAELEKTNDIIKQSIGKIPLLFRPPNGVSNPMLAKALKQTTLQSVGWNVRSFDTFYKNPEEIFSRIKDKINNGSIILMHDTMPHTKILVSKLIKYAKEHNYTFVGVDEILNLQAYE; the protein is encoded by the coding sequence ATGACAAAGCATCGCTTAAATAATATCATAACTTTAATTGGTTTTATTTTAATTATCGTTTTGCATTTTACTATAAACCTCAGTTTGTGGTGCTTACTACCATTAATATTAATTCATACAGCCATTGTTTTATATGGCGTACTCAATTTAGATGCCAATTATTTCTTTTATACGCACACCAAAGGTGTTAATTCAAAAAAACAAATAGCCCTTACTTTTGATGATGGACCTTCACTACAAAGTACAGAACTATTACAACTATTAAAAGAAGAAAATGTAAAAGCTACTTTTTTTTGTATAGGCAAAAACATAGCGGAGTATCCTAATATTTTTAAGCAAATGGATACTGACGGGCATGTTTTAGGAAACCATAGTTATTATCATCATAATAATTTCAATTTGCAAAGTGCCAAAAAAGTGCAGGCAGAGCTTGAAAAAACAAATGATATAATAAAACAAAGTATAGGAAAAATACCTTTGCTGTTTCGTCCGCCAAATGGTGTAAGCAATCCCATGCTGGCAAAAGCATTAAAACAAACTACGCTACAGTCTGTAGGGTGGAATGTGCGTTCTTTTGATACTTTTTATAAAAATCCGGAGGAGATTTTTAGTAGAATAAAGGATAAAATAAACAATGGAAGTATCATTTTAATGCACGATACCATGCCACACACTAAAATTTTGGTATCAAAGTTGATAAAGTATGCTAAAGAGCATAACTATACCTTTGTAGGTGTAGATGAAATATTAAATTTGCAAGCGTATGAATAA